In Dromiciops gliroides isolate mDroGli1 chromosome 4, mDroGli1.pri, whole genome shotgun sequence, one DNA window encodes the following:
- the C4H6orf47 gene encoding uncharacterized protein C6orf47 homolog: MFRRLGGWLPRSWGRRKDPLPEPGPVREDSSLENSGSNWDSAPETMGDQGQPKTGFSRRQMGRGTPPEWSRDSPNYGDAERLGDRRNSPKLSMAVPSFEESRKLEARGVIPTVGGNPPNSEDSMGQGVPLKWGTDPSNPEAPVEKIGHHQRLLGWLQGETNRGLGAHPQFLGGSEEWLQISTNLTLHLLELLASALLGLCSKPLRLVLDALGLRGPLGLWLHGLLSFLVTLHGLHVALTLLTAHPFHFACLFGLLQALVLAVSLREGTQVSGEYKSEGGKGRDREEEDETKGREGL, translated from the coding sequence ATGTTTCGACGTCTTGGTGGCTGGCTGCCCCGTTCCTGGGGCCGCCGAAAAGATCCCTTGCCTGAGCCTGGCCCCGTAAGGGAGGATAGCTCTCTTGAGAACTCAGGAAGCAACTGGGACAGTGCTCCAGAGACCATGGGAGATCAAGGCCAGCCTAAGACTGGGTTCTCCAGGAGACAAATGGGTAGGGGGACTCCTCCTGAATGGAGCAGGGACTCTCCCAACTATGGAGATGCTGAGCGACTCGGGGACAGAAGGAACTCCCCCAAACTGAGCATGGCTGTGCCCAGCTTTGAGGAGTCCAGGAAACTGGAGGCTAGGGGAGTGATCCCCACAGTGGGAGGCAACCCCCCAAACTCAGAAGACTCTATGGGACAAGGGGTACCTCTTAAATGGGGAACAGACCCCTCCAACCCTGAGGCTCCTGTGGAGAAAATAGGGCATCACCAGAGGCTACTGGGCTGGCTTCAGGGGGAAACAAATAGAGGGTTGGGGGCCCACCCACAGTTCTTGGGGGGCTCCGAGGAGTGGCTTCAGATCTCCACCAACCTGACCCTGCACCTGTTGGAACTGTTGGCTTCAGCCCTGCTGGGTCTATGTTCCAAGCCCCTGCGCCTGGTCCTAGATGCCTTAGGTCTTCGGGGGCCTTTGGGGCTCTGGCTGCATGggcttctctccttccttgttaCCCTCCATGGACTTCACGTGGCCCTTACCCTGCTCACTGCACACCCCTTCCACTTTGCCTGCCTCTTTGGCCTTCTGCAGGCCCTGGTCCTGGCTGTCAGCCTCCGTGAGGGCACCCAGGTATCAGGGGAATACAAATCagagggggggaaaggaagagatagggaggaagaagatgagaCTAAAGGAAGGGAGGGCCTCTGA
- the APOM gene encoding apolipoprotein M isoform X2: MAASHIPQKLQLRATIRMKNGHCVPREWTYHLTEGSTDLKTEGRPDMKTELFSSSCPDGIMLRETGQGYQRFLLYNRSPQPPEECVNEFRSLTFCLDSKAFLLTPRELEACEVSSD, encoded by the exons ATGGCTGCTAGCCATATTCCCCAAAAGCTCCAACTACGGGCCACCATCAGAAT GAAAAATGGGCACTGTGTACCCCGAGAATGGACTTACCATCTGACTGAAGGGAGCACAGATCTCAAGACCGAAG GCCGCCCTGATATGAAGACTGAACTCTTCTCCAGTTCTTGCCCAGATGGGATCATGCTGAGAGAGACAGGACAAGGTTATCAGCGCTTCCTCCTCTACA acCGATCCCCACAACCTCCTGAAGAATGTGTGAATGAATTTAGGTCCCTGACCTTTTGTCTGGACTCAAAGGCCTTCCTGCTCACCCCAAGGGAGTTAG AGGCCTGCGAGGTGTCCAGTGACTGA
- the APOM gene encoding apolipoprotein M isoform X1 → MFHQIWAAFLYLYGIFYDSIYQCPETDQLNPLGINGKEFPGPYLGQWYFIAGAAPTQEELAIFVPVDNILFNMAASHIPQKLQLRATIRMKNGHCVPREWTYHLTEGSTDLKTEGRPDMKTELFSSSCPDGIMLRETGQGYQRFLLYNRSPQPPEECVNEFRSLTFCLDSKAFLLTPRELEACEVSSD, encoded by the exons ATGTTCCACCAAATTTGGGCAGCTTTCCTTTACCTCTACGGGATTTTCTATGACTCCATTTACCAGTGTCCTGAGACTGATCAATTAAATCCTCTGGGAATAAATGGAAAAGAG TTCCCTGGACCCTACCTGGGTCAATGGTACTTCATTGCGGGTGCAGCTCCTACCCAGGAGGAACTGGCGATCTTTGTCCCAGTGGACAACATTCTCTTCAATATGGCTGCTAGCCATATTCCCCAAAAGCTCCAACTACGGGCCACCATCAGAAT GAAAAATGGGCACTGTGTACCCCGAGAATGGACTTACCATCTGACTGAAGGGAGCACAGATCTCAAGACCGAAG GCCGCCCTGATATGAAGACTGAACTCTTCTCCAGTTCTTGCCCAGATGGGATCATGCTGAGAGAGACAGGACAAGGTTATCAGCGCTTCCTCCTCTACA acCGATCCCCACAACCTCCTGAAGAATGTGTGAATGAATTTAGGTCCCTGACCTTTTGTCTGGACTCAAAGGCCTTCCTGCTCACCCCAAGGGAGTTAG AGGCCTGCGAGGTGTCCAGTGACTGA